The genomic region CAGCgctgtttattgagcatcttggCTGCTGCCAACTCCCTACTTCCATCAATCCGGGTGTTGCagtgttgttttctgttttttttttttgtttttgttttttggttttgtttttgttttaccattTTATCCACTTCGGAGTGTGCAATTTCACGGCCTTAAGGGCTTTCACCGTCTTGCGTGACCACCACCACTCTCTGCTTCCGTACTTTTCCTCTTCCCAAACGGAAGCTCCGTCCCCATTAGACACTCCCTCTTGCGTCCTCCGCCCCGGCCCTGGCGCCCACCGTCCGCCCTCTGTCTCTCCAGTTGTGGCTCCTCGCTCCTGTGAATGGTACCACCCAGCGTTTGTCCTtctgcttatttcactgagtGTCATGTCTCAGGGTGCATCCGTGTGGTAGCAGGTGTCAgcacttctttcttctttgaggCTGACTACTATTCTGCCGTGTGGATGGACCACACTTTGCTCATCCAACcacctgtcaatggacacttgggatcTCCCACCTTTTGATTTTCACAAACACACAGCTATGAACGAGGGTGAGCAAATATCTGTCGGAGTCCTTGCTCCCGGTGCATTCGGGCGTATCCCCCGAAGCAGACTTGCTAGGTCACATGCTTATGCTGCGTGTGACTTTTTGAGCAACTGCAATCCCGCTTCCCACAGCAGCCGCCCCACTTTCATCCCCATTCCCACATGCTCTTGACCCAGAGTCCCAGAGACTCTCAAAAGCAAGGACCCCTCCAATCCCTTCACCCTTCTTCCTCCACTCCCATGCCCCCCCCCGGCCGGGCAAGTGGGGGTAAAGCAAAGTCAGGAGAGGGTGACAGGCTGTCTTCACTGGAGCCTCTGGGGAGCCCTGTCCTGGCTCAGACGGCACGTTCTCACGGGGCTGTGGGCGCCCAGTCGccagcctctgccccctccagGCCCATGCAGGAGGGTCCAGGCCAAATAGTGAAGGGTGCCAGGATCATGAGGCCCCACCCCCGTCCCGATTTCCTTTTCTGGGGGATCCTACCTGCATACCCACCGCCCCGCCTCCATAGGATGCCCAGGAGCCTTGCATCTGCCAAGAAGAGAAGGCGGCAGCGCAGTGACTAACACGGGAGCTGCAGGGGATGTGGAGGATCCGGGGCCTCCTTAGTGTCCCTGGGGTCACGGACCTCTGTCCCGCTCAGCCCTATCTCAGTGGGCTGGGCTGTGTGATAAAGCGCTGGGTGTGGACAAGGATTATCCCTGGGGGTGCCAAGGCAAGAGTCACACCCAGGGCAGAACCTCGCCAGCCTCGGAGTCCTGCAGACATGTGAATTGGATGGAGGGAAGcgagggaggccagggaggtggGTGGCCTGGCCCCctgcactggggggggggggcatgcctCCTCCTGCAGGACACCAGGGGGCCCTCCTGGGGACCGGACCAGGCGTCGCAGCTGTGGGGGCAGAGCTTGTAACTGGCCCTCAAGCCCCCACCCAGGAGCTTTGTGCCTTCGGACACGTCCTGCCTCCTCCTGAGCCTTGGCTTTCCCACCTGTGAGGTGGGCGACACTCTGGTACTTGTCACACAGGgtgagcacccccccacccccaggatgtGCTCTTGGGCACAAGACTTGGTAAGGGGGCTTACCGACTGGGGGACTGGGCTGGATTCCACTGCTTTTACTTACGAGCTTTTAAACTGACCTTcaatcttttttcccttttgggttCATTCTCACTGCTTGGAAAACACTAAGCTGGTTGAGGAGAATGCCTGGGGTTGAAGAGGAGAAAGGGATGGGATTGCTTGTGCAGGTCTCCCTTTGAAACCCTCCGTGGCCCCATCCTTAGCACCCCAGGACCCCCAAGGCCCGGTTAGATGGGCCTGGTGTCAGCAGCGTGGTGGACCCTTCTCAGCTGCTGCCCCCTGAACCCTTGCCAGGGGGGCCAGGGCCTTCAGCCTGGGGGCCTACTCCCTCCTTGTCAACTGACAGAAGCAGGGTCCCCCTCATGTGGGGGCCCACCCAAGTGACCAGGCAGCGAAGGACTCCTGCCCTCTCTAACAGTGTCCCACAGACCAGGCAGCTTAAAGAAGAGGGACTGACTGTCTCcgggtcctggaggctggaagtccacgATTCAGGGCTGCctcctggggaggctgggagggtgaGTCTGCGCCAGGCCTCCGCACCGGCTGCTGCTGGTTTGCCGGCGATCTTTGCCATTCTTTCAGGCTGGCGAAGCTCTCACCCTGCCTCCGCTTCCACGTTCACGTGGCGTCTCCCTGTGTTCAGGTTTGTCTCcaaatttctccctcttccaagGACACAGTCGTAGCAGATCGGGGCCCACCCTATACCAGTGGGACCTCATCTCtgcttgattatatctgcaatgaccctatttccaaataagactAGCTTCTGAGGTCCCAAGTAAGTCCCCCTAACTGAGGTGAACTTTGGGAGAGGCAATTCAACCCGTAACTCCCTCCTAACCCAGGCCCGAGGTGAAGCTGCTTGGGCTACAGACAGGTCAGGACTGACCCGAGCACAGCCTGCCCACTGCAGAAAACACATTCTCCTCGCCAATCTGTTTTAGATATTAACCACCAGTGCCTGAATGTCTCCTTTCTTCTTTAGGGAGCATCCGTCAGTAGTGTTGCAATGAGGGCTGGGTGGGTATGATGCCGCCGCACCTCCGCTGCTACATTCCCGGGGCAGGGTCACCACCTGAACCTGCTTCCTCATTGGTGACTTGGGAGCCATGGTGGCACCGGCTCCATCCCATCCCACATCCCTCACCAGCGCCGCCCACGAAGTCCCAGAAAAGTGAGCCACTGCCCATGCCCTGTAGCTCTCACTCAGGTGAGCCCCCCCCACTGCCATTGTCGGGGGAGCAGGGGtaggggggcagggaaggcacCCGGTCCAAGACGGACCTTAGCCCCCTACTGGCTGAGGACCCGGGTAAATCACGTCTCCTCCCTAAGCCAAGTTTGCTTTCTTAGGCAAAGACAGGAATGCTCAAGGCTTTGGTGGCAGGTTGTAGCAAGGATAAAGGAGTTCAGAGTCCTACCTGGCATACAACACAGGTGCTCAGGACTGTCCACGGGAAAACACACAGCTGCACGATGGAGGGACTTGTTTTGGAGTTCTCAACAAAATAAACcagttcctctccctctccccacccccgccacgtgtgtgcacacacgtatgTACAGTCCAGCCAGaataggaacacacacacacacacacacacacacacacacacacacacacacacacgcattagCCTCTTCTTTCCATGCACACAAACCATCTATTGGTTTCAAAAAATAGCAGTTTTCCAAACCAGGGGATTAAAATGCATCTTTAGCTTGATTCCTCAGAATAcagtcttacatttttaaaatagtgatttgGCACAGACGCTGCTATCCTCCCAAGCAAATATGTTTCCAGTAAAAACTGCAAGTGTCTCCTCAGGCTGCGTTATAATCTATTAAATaacaaagtagaataaaatacttCAATGTTTCGGTTACACAAACGCCCACTCGTCCCACAGCGGAGCTGCAGGGAGGCTCCTGAGGCAGCCGTCCGTTTTCCCCGTGGGCGAGGGGGCGCCTGGCCAACGGAAGCCCACAAAGGTGCGGATTGAAAGCAGCCCTCCCTCTGAGCCCCGACTCCCTTCTGATCCGACCCCGTTTGAGAGAATTCGGGGAGGGCTGGGCCTCCAgacacaggggaggggcagggaaggggccaggACAGGGCCAGCCGGGCCGGTGGATGCTCTGCTCCTGCCGGGCTGGCTACTTGGCCGGGAGCCCGCCTGGGGCCGGACCATGGACGGCCTTCTCCGCGCCGGGCCTGGTGATCTACGCATGGCCTCCCCGGGTCCGCTTCCTCTGCCGCCGCCGCGGGGGCTGGGTGCCCTTGCCGGGGGGCCCAGGCAGGCCGCCACGGAGCCCGGCCCCCCTCTGGAGCAGCCGCACCATCTCATGGTCCTTGTGGTCCAGCACGCGGGGCAGGAACAAGGAGGACTTCTGGGTGCGGCGCGTCTTAAAGCCCCTGCGGGGCCGGCCCTTGCCGTTCACGGACACATACCACAGTCTCTCGGCGCTGGGCTGACGCTGCGCCCCCGGGCCGCTGGGCACCGTTCGGTACAGCCGCGAGGCGTACGTGTTGTAGCCCAGCTCGTGGATCCGCTCCACGAACTCACACTCGGCGTTGTAGCTCTCCTGCGGGGGGCAGaaggcctccgtcagccgctggGGAGGCCACGGAGGCCCCCACGGAGACCCCCATCGAGGATGGGGATCGGGGTCTTGGGGACCGACTGTCCCTTTGCCaggtctccctctcctcctccctcctgcccggTCCAGCACTTATCTGTGACCCATGACACCCATGCCTAGGCTGCGCCCGTCCTCCCTCTGGGTCTGGTGAACTTGGCCTTCGGGGTTCAGCTCCTCTGCCAAGGTTTCCTGAGCACCTGGGGAGAGTGCTCCCCCAGCTCTGTTCCCCTGGCACTGACTGGGGAGGGCGGGCATCCCGGCCCAGGGACGTGTGGCTCTCTCAGCAGAGCAGAGACGGGGCCTGTCCTCGATCTCTGCTGGCGGCAGGGACATCTGGAGAGAAGAAATGGACACTGGGATTTGGCTGGGTTTTCATGAGCCTGGCTTCTCGATTACTCTTGAGTTTAGGCCCTGGCTCTGGGCCTTGATCTCGGAGAGGGGCTGTCTTGGCCTCGTGGTCCTTGCCCCACGCACATGGAGCAGAAACCAGGAGCCCAGCCCAAAGCCTGTGCTCAGCAAGGGCACAGACACTGTTGTTGTCAGGGCGGCTCAGGGGTGGGGGCGCCCGCACACGTGGGGTGGAGAGGAGACGCTACGGAGGCAGAGGCGAACAGGGACCTGTGTGCGTCTGGGACAGGCTGGGAGGCATGGGCTGGGCCTGGGTCTCTGCCTTCTCAGAGACAGGCATCcggacagagagaggcagactcaTAACTCAAGGGGCTTTCACCATCGGCCCTTGGGCCACCTAGTGGGGTGCCTCCAGGTCGGGGGGGGTGAGTCTGACTTACACCAACCCAGGTGAGGCTTCGGTCTGAGCTGTAGGCAGGTGGGCATGCCAAGCACCCCCAGGGCTTCCCTCCTCACCCCGTgccagggggcagggctggggggcagggggaggtgggcagaaggagccCAAGACTCTCATGTCTCCATCTGCGGAGGGGAAAGGGGGTTGCTACTGAGTGCAGGTGGCCCAAAGGGCCCGGGCCCATTCTTAGGGGGGCACAGGCTGGTTGGGGCCAGACCCACGAAAGGGACAGCAGGAGACCTGGAAGGGCCACAGGATGCACGATGGTCAAGCACCAAATGCCTCTTTCCCAATGATGTCCAAGTCCAGAGGAAAGGGTGGGGGCTCCTGTCCAACTGGAAGAGAGAGCTGCCTCTCCCCATAACCTCAACCTCTCTCTGCTGTCCCACCCCTCGGGGGGTGCCCAGGATGCCCTGGGTCACAGTACAGGTGCCGCTGACAAAGACCAGGCCTGCGGTGGTGGCAGACCCCAAATCCCAGAGGGTTATGATGCTGTTCTGGTCTGTGCCCAAGGCCTCATATGTAGTGTGGGGATCACGGGCCATCTGGGGGTGAGCGGCTGGGCTCAGGGCAGACCCCCATGTCAGGCGGCTACATTAGTGTCTGGTCCACACACTCAGCCATCAGGAGCTCAGGGACAGAGCAGGCTCTTCTCCCCAGCCTCTCTGTCCCATGGCTGAGGCCCAGGAACCAGGAAGCCAAGGGTTTTCTTGTTGTGGGACAAGTGAAGGGACCCAGTCTCACGAGCCTCCAAGAGTGAAGAGCGCAGGCCCTCCAGAGGGGGTCCTGGGGCAGGTAGAGCTTGCGCCTTGTAGGGGCTCCTAGAGAGGTCAGGATGACCAAGAGGAGGGTATCGGCTCAGGGCCAGGGGCACAGACACCAGGGGACCCCAGGTGAGCTGGCGGCAAGAGTTCCCACTGCCTCTCTGGGTCCTGCTGTCCTACCCCAGACCCTGTGCTCCACAGGGCCTTCCCCCCAGTCACTCCCACCCACCGGTGCCACCTGCCAAAACTCTACTTGTCACTGCCTGACCTCAACCTTGGAGAGCCTGCACTTCCTTCTCAGGCTCTGCCAGCACTTGGAGCCGCTCCAGAAAAGCCGGCGCAGGGCGGTGTGGAGGTGGCTGGCAAGGCTGCCCCCCCCAGTTGGTTCTGAGCCCCAGGGGACCAGGCAGGGGTGTGCAGGGAGGGCGGGAAGGCGGCTGGCTGCAGGCAGCATGGTGAGCATGTCGAAGGTGTGAGGAGGAAGCCAGCTGACAGGTACCTTCCCAATGAGGTGACATTTAGGAGGGAGTCGTTAGGGAGAGGTGGGCTTTTCTGATGGGGGCATTCCAGTCTGGAGAACCCAGCAAGGTTCCAGAGGCTGCGGTGGGAATGATGGTGGAAGGTCGGAGCAGAAGGCGGTCTGGGCAGCTCCCCTCGGGGCCAAGGCACCTGGGGGATAACttgtgggggatggggagctCCACGACACTGGAGGCCACGACAGCAGTGGATTCACAGTTGAGTAAGATCCTGAAGCAAACACCTAGCAGAGAGTGTGACCTATGGTAAATGCCCACGGCACtggtgaatgaaggaatgaatgccCGATGGTtgcatggaaggaaggaaggaaggaaggaaggaaggaaggaaggaaggaaggaaggaaggaaggaaggagggaaggaagccatTGTTGCAGCTTCTCAGCGACAGCAGACACAGGTAGACTCTGACCCACTGGATCCCCCaggtcatgttttgttttgtaacccaaagccctgggcctgcccacccccccgaccccccatCCGGAAGAGGTGTCAAAGTCCTTAGACTTCCCCTTCTGATTCAGCCCTCCCTGCCCAATCTATGAACTTCCTCGGTGTGGATGAAGGACCCTCTGGGACCAGCAAGACCTGCATCATCACTGCCAAGAACAAGAACTCCTCACCAGGGCCCCTCTGCATAAGGGACAAGGGTGTCTGTAGGTGGTCTAAGGTCATTTGAGGAAGAGAAAGTCCGTTCTGCCCACTGGGCGCCAGGGGCCCAGGGCTGAGGCTTTTGGAAACCACAGTCCACCTCAAGAAAAAGACCAGCCCTGGGCCTGAGGGCATGTCCTTATAAGCCACGATTGGTGTCTACTGACTCTGGGAACACCTGCAGGAGACGCTGGAAACCAGAGGGTCCCTGGCTTCTATTAAGCAGCCCCTGGGTCAGAGAAAACAAATGGGCTCATTCCAACTCTTGCATTTCCtttagcaaaatagaaaaaaaaaaaaacccaaaaacagaaacaacaacaacaacaacaaaacctgtgATAAAATAAGCAGCTAAAAGGAGCGTTTTCCTGCAACTCTTCCCTGATCACACTTTGCCCAACTTCCAGACAGGCAGGGAGAGGCTGGTGTGTGGCCCCTGCAAACAGGCTCAATGGAGAGAGGGGGGCTTCAGGGAGATGGTCCTCGGGTTGTGTTGTCTAGGTTTCCTGCGGATGGAAAACCTCTCATTGCCCAAGGGGTATCAGCCGAATTGCACGTAATGACTAGTTGGAGGTAGCAAGTTTCCTGGTTACATGCATTTTACTCCATGCATCCCTGCCCCGGCCCTTGGGGGAAGGACATTGCCAATGCCCACAGAGTCATAGGACCCTTTTTCTGTTGTGGGGGCCCCAGGCGGTATACAGACTGGGTTCCAAATCTGTGTGCCTGGGACACAGGTCCTGTGTCCCTTCCTCTAGGTTGGGTCCTAAGAACTAACAGCTCTTGCCTTTCCACCCTGGGGAGAACTGGAGGTGCCATGCCCTGCTtcctcgcccccccaccccctccaggagCCCTCTGCTTGAGCCCACAGAAGAGCTTTGCCCAATACACAGTCATGCTGTGCCCCAAGGCTCACCGGGTCCATTTATATCGGTGGAAACTTGGGGGGTAATCTCTGCCTTGCTCTCAGCGACCTTGAGGGAAGGGCAGTAGTAGGGAACAGAAAAGGTCCGGAGGAGCATTTTCTAACCCAAGGGCACTGGAGAACTTAAGACAAGTCTCACCCCCAGTGGGGTCCTCCTCGTGGGCCATGCTCCAAGCCAGCCAACCTGGCAGCCGCCTCCTACAGAAGTGGCTGGAACAGCACTGGGTGTTGAGACCCCTGGCCTGAGATTCTGGTCCCAGCTGGGGTCCTGCAGGTCCCCATGCTGCTGGACAAAGCATTTTGCTGCCCATGTCCCCTCTGTCCCCCGATGAGATGTCCAAGGGAGATGGTTGCCCCACGCAGGAGTACCCATGGGACAGGTTGGACTCACCGAAGCATAGAGCCGCCCCCTCTTGTTCATGGCCAGGTACCGCCCCGAGAAGAGCCCCTTGATGGCCACGATGCCCACCTCCACCGCTGTCATCTCCAGGATACCTGGGAAGAGTTGTGAAGGCTCATCACTCCCCGCACCTCCCACACAGCCCGGTGCTGGGGGGCTGAGGGCCCAGGCTGGGCGAGGTGAGGGCACCACAcgctcggggtgggggggatgacCTGGGAAGTTCCAGGGAAGGAGAAGTCACTGGATGGAAGGTGAAGCAAGGGGAGCATCAGGGAAGTCTTCTCCAAGGAGAAGAATTCAAGTACGACTAACATCTCTACGTGCTGACAGCCAGGTGCTAAGGTCCTGAAGGATGTCAGTTTCGTGATCTGACAGACCAGGGAGCTGAGACTGCTGGGGTTAGGTGACTCTCCCAAGAccacacacacgtgtgtgagctggaattcaaacctgGGCTGCAGACACCAGCGTCGGAACTCTCCAAAGGCACAGCCCCTACTAAAGGGTCTgaggagcctggggcaggggcgAAGCTGGGGCCCTTGATGAAGCCAGTGGATAATATAATCCACGCAGTGCATTGAGGGGGCCACCCAAACTCACTGGCAATGGACCTGGGCAGGAGATAATTGTCCAGGGCCGGGTCCAAGGGGGATACAGGCTCTTAGCAGGAAGCGGGGTTAGATGCTGGAGCTCACGGAGGGAAGCTGCCCTGGGCTCTCCTACTCCCCACTGCATGTAAGGAAGTTTCAACCTCCCCTAACATTCCTTCTGGACGCAGGAGTGCTTTTTCACCAGAGGTCCTGCAACAAGGGCCCGAGTGGGGCCATTGTCCCCCCGCCCCAGAAGGGCTCCAAGGGGCGCTGGAGCGACAGCAATGCCCTTTGGGGGGGGCTCTCCGGGCGCAGCCCTGGCCCCCAGCATGGCAGCAATCCCAGGGCCCAGACGCCAGAGAAGCAAGCGTCTGGATGCAGGACAGGGGCAGCCGCGGATGCGCCGCCCTCCTCGGCCTCCAGGCTGCCCGCCTTGGGTACCCCAAGAATTTTGATGTTCTGTGACTCCGAGGGGGAGACTGGATTTGGAGAGCACCTGGGCGTTGCTGTAAGAGGAGCACCGGCGCTCCCGGCAGCCGCATCCTGCGCCCAGGGACGGGGACGCGAGTCCCCAAGGCGCAGCTCCAGAGGCGTCGTCCCGCGGCGCCCTCTCCGGGGCTGCGACTTTCCTAGAGGAAGCAGCGGTTTCCCGCCGCCGCCTTCAGTCCACCACAC from Zalophus californianus isolate mZalCal1 chromosome 11, mZalCal1.pri.v2, whole genome shotgun sequence harbors:
- the FGF3 gene encoding fibroblast growth factor 3; protein product: MGLIWILLLSLLEPGWPAAGPGARLRRDAGGRGGVYEHLGGAPRRRKLYCATKYHLQLHPSGRVNGSLENSAYSILEMTAVEVGIVAIKGLFSGRYLAMNKRGRLYASESYNAECEFVERIHELGYNTYASRLYRTVPSGPGAQRQPSAERLWYVSVNGKGRPRRGFKTRRTQKSSLFLPRVLDHKDHEMVRLLQRGAGLRGGLPGPPGKGTQPPRRRQRKRTRGGHA